In a genomic window of Alkalilimnicola sp. S0819:
- the murB gene encoding UDP-N-acetylmuramate dehydrogenase, with amino-acid sequence MMAARRQQGELLEQVPLHRYTSWRVGGPAERFYRPVDLADLCAFLAELPADEPLTWLGLGSNLLVRDGGVRGTVIHTQGGLDRIEAMAGQRLRVEAGSACAKVAKFAAREGLAGAAFLAGIPGTFGGALAMNAGAFGGETWERVEAVQTVDRHGVLRERPRSDFQVAYREVCGPEGEWFVAGILALDAGSPARLAEEGRALLARRGGSQPIGKPSCGSVFRNPPADHAARLIEEAGLKGYRIGGALVSEKHANFILNEEGASAADIEALMGHVRDTVLIRFGVRLEPEVRIVGEPA; translated from the coding sequence ATGATGGCGGCGCGGCGTCAGCAGGGGGAGCTATTGGAGCAGGTGCCGTTGCACCGCTACACCTCCTGGCGCGTGGGCGGCCCGGCCGAGCGCTTCTATCGCCCGGTGGATCTTGCCGATCTATGCGCCTTTCTCGCGGAGTTGCCCGCCGACGAGCCGCTGACCTGGCTGGGGCTGGGCAGCAATCTGCTGGTGCGGGACGGCGGTGTGCGCGGCACGGTGATCCACACCCAGGGCGGCTTGGATCGCATCGAAGCGATGGCTGGCCAACGCCTGCGAGTGGAGGCGGGCAGCGCCTGCGCCAAGGTGGCGAAGTTCGCCGCCCGGGAAGGCCTGGCCGGTGCCGCCTTCCTGGCCGGCATCCCCGGGACCTTCGGCGGAGCCCTGGCGATGAACGCCGGCGCCTTCGGCGGTGAAACCTGGGAGCGAGTCGAGGCGGTGCAGACCGTGGATCGGCACGGGGTGCTGCGCGAGCGGCCCAGATCGGATTTTCAGGTGGCCTACCGTGAGGTGTGCGGCCCGGAGGGCGAATGGTTCGTGGCGGGCATTCTGGCGCTGGATGCCGGCAGCCCGGCGCGCCTGGCCGAGGAAGGGCGCGCCCTGCTGGCGCGCCGTGGCGGCAGCCAGCCCATCGGCAAGCCGAGCTGCGGCTCGGTGTTTCGCAACCCGCCCGCCGACCACGCCGCCCGCCTGATCGAGGAGGCTGGTTTGAAGGGGTACCGCATCGGTGGCGCCCTGGTGTCCGAAAAGCACGCGAATTTCATTCTCAACGAGGAGGGCGCGAGTGCGGCGGATATCGAAGCGTTGATGGGGCACGTGCGCGATACGGTGCTCATCCGCTTCGGTGTGCGGCTCGAGCCCGAGGTGCGCATTGTGGGAGAACCTGCATGA
- the murC gene encoding UDP-N-acetylmuramate--L-alanine ligase produces the protein MSGAMERGWDHTRPGAMGRVRRVHFVGIGGAGMSGIAEVLLNLGYTVTGSDLKAGPVTRRLESLGARVALGHSGENVRYADAVVISSAVGEDNPEVQAARAARVPIVPRAEMLAELMRFRFGIAVAGTHGKTTTTSLVASLLAEGELDPTFVIGGRLNSAASNARLGQGRYLVAEADESDASFLFLQPMMAVVTNVDADHLDTYGGDFDRLRGTFLEFLHHLPFYGLAVMCGDDPVIREMLPEITRPVRTYGFDEGADLRAVDLRQDGRRTHFRVLGSQGEDFTVDLNLPGRHNVQNALAATAIALELGVGQDAIQRGFTEFQGIGRRFQSYGEIPVPGGGRALLVDDYGHHPIEIAAVLQAVRGGWPERRLVVAFQPHRYSRTRDLFEDFARVLADVDALLLTEVFAAGEPAVVGADGRALAGAIRARGKVNPVFVENVDELIDTLPPLLRDGDIVLTLGAGSIGTAGAALIEKLGGGEQ, from the coding sequence ATGAGCGGCGCGATGGAGCGTGGATGGGATCATACCCGGCCCGGCGCAATGGGCCGAGTGCGCCGGGTGCATTTCGTGGGCATCGGCGGCGCCGGCATGAGCGGCATCGCCGAGGTGCTGCTGAACCTGGGGTATACAGTGACCGGCTCGGACCTGAAGGCCGGGCCGGTCACCCGCCGACTGGAGAGCCTGGGCGCGCGGGTCGCGCTGGGGCACAGCGGCGAAAACGTGCGTTACGCCGATGCGGTGGTCATTTCCAGCGCGGTGGGCGAGGACAATCCGGAAGTGCAGGCGGCGCGTGCGGCGCGGGTGCCCATCGTGCCCCGCGCCGAGATGCTCGCCGAACTGATGCGTTTTCGCTTCGGCATTGCCGTCGCCGGCACTCACGGCAAGACCACCACCACCAGTCTGGTGGCCAGTCTGCTGGCCGAGGGCGAGCTGGACCCGACCTTTGTCATCGGCGGGCGGCTCAACTCAGCCGCCAGCAACGCGCGCCTGGGCCAGGGCCGCTACCTGGTGGCCGAGGCCGACGAGAGCGATGCCTCCTTCCTGTTTCTGCAGCCGATGATGGCCGTGGTCACCAATGTGGACGCGGATCACCTGGACACCTACGGCGGTGATTTCGACCGCCTGCGGGGAACGTTCCTGGAGTTTCTGCACCATCTGCCCTTCTACGGCCTGGCCGTGATGTGCGGGGATGATCCGGTGATCCGCGAGATGCTGCCGGAAATCACCCGTCCGGTGCGCACCTACGGCTTCGACGAGGGGGCGGACCTGCGCGCGGTGGATCTGCGCCAGGACGGGCGCCGTACACACTTTCGTGTGCTCGGCAGCCAGGGCGAAGACTTCACCGTGGATCTGAACCTGCCTGGCCGGCACAACGTGCAGAACGCCCTGGCGGCAACCGCCATCGCCCTGGAGTTGGGCGTGGGGCAGGACGCGATCCAGCGCGGATTCACCGAATTCCAGGGCATAGGCCGGCGCTTCCAGAGTTATGGCGAAATTCCGGTACCCGGCGGCGGGCGGGCGCTGCTGGTGGATGATTACGGCCACCACCCCATCGAGATCGCCGCGGTACTGCAGGCCGTGCGCGGCGGCTGGCCGGAGCGGCGTCTGGTGGTGGCCTTCCAGCCCCATCGTTACAGCCGAACCCGGGACCTGTTCGAGGACTTCGCCCGGGTGCTGGCCGATGTGGACGCGCTGCTGCTCACCGAAGTCTTTGCCGCCGGCGAGCCCGCCGTGGTGGGCGCCGACGGCCGCGCCCTGGCCGGCGCGATTCGCGCCCGGGGCAAGGTCAATCCGGTGTTCGTGGAGAACGTGGATGAGTTGATCGACACCCTGCCGCCGCTGCTGCGTGATGGCGATATCGTCCTCACCCTGGGCGCCGGCAGCATCGGCACCGCGGGTGCTGCCCTGATCGAAAAGCTGGGCGGAGGCGAGCAATGA
- a CDS encoding D-alanine--D-alanine ligase, with amino-acid sequence MSVKLTDPAVLGRVAVLLGGWSAERPVSLKSGAAVLAALQRRGVAAEAVDPAEQGLEVLRDFDRAFIALHGRGGEDGVIQGALEALGIPYTGSGVLASAVAMDKHRTKLLWLGCGDLPTPVHARLDATTDWDALVARLGVPLMVKPAREGSSIGMSKVMDAPELCRAWREAARFDAEVIAERWIEGGEYTVAVLDGEALPVIRLETPRSFYDYDAKYSANDTQYHCPCGLSAAEEQAMQALALRAFEAVGGQGWGRVDVMREADGRLWLLEVNTVPGMTDHSLVPMAARQAGMDFDELCWRILAGSLERAA; translated from the coding sequence ATGAGCGTGAAGCTGACCGACCCCGCCGTGCTGGGGCGTGTGGCCGTGCTGCTGGGCGGCTGGTCTGCGGAGCGGCCGGTGTCGCTCAAGAGCGGCGCGGCGGTGCTGGCCGCCTTGCAGCGCCGGGGCGTGGCCGCCGAGGCCGTGGACCCGGCGGAGCAGGGCCTGGAAGTGCTGCGCGATTTCGATCGTGCCTTCATTGCGCTGCACGGCCGGGGTGGTGAGGACGGCGTGATTCAGGGCGCGCTGGAGGCGCTGGGTATTCCCTACACCGGCAGCGGCGTGTTGGCGTCGGCCGTCGCCATGGACAAGCACCGCACCAAGCTGCTTTGGCTGGGTTGCGGAGATCTGCCCACGCCGGTGCACGCGCGCCTGGATGCCACGACGGATTGGGACGCGCTGGTGGCGCGCCTGGGTGTGCCACTCATGGTCAAGCCGGCGCGTGAGGGCTCCAGTATCGGCATGAGCAAGGTCATGGATGCGCCGGAGTTGTGCCGCGCCTGGCGGGAGGCGGCCCGTTTCGATGCCGAGGTGATCGCCGAGCGCTGGATCGAAGGCGGAGAGTACACCGTGGCGGTGCTCGATGGTGAGGCACTGCCGGTGATCCGCCTGGAGACACCGCGTAGCTTCTATGACTACGACGCCAAGTACTCGGCCAACGACACACAGTACCACTGCCCCTGCGGTCTGTCGGCGGCGGAGGAGCAGGCCATGCAAGCCTTGGCGCTGCGGGCCTTCGAGGCCGTCGGCGGCCAGGGCTGGGGTCGGGTGGATGTAATGCGTGAGGCCGACGGTCGGCTTTGGCTGCTGGAGGTCAACACCGTGCCGGGGATGACCGATCACTCCCTGGTGCCCATGGCAGCGCGTCAGGCGGGCATGGATTTCGACGAGCTGTGCTGGCGGATTCTCGCGGGCAGCCTGGAGAGGGCCGCGTGA